The genomic stretch CCGCTGACCACTGACAGCCGCTGGAGCAGCTTCAGGCTGTGACAGCACAATGAAGTCCCGCCCCGGTTTAGCCCCCCAGGCCGGGACCGAGTCCGTATCTGGAGCCACAAGGCATTCCGGGGCACAGCCTGCCTGCTGGCCCcacctgggctgggggtgggggggggcgctctGGGGGAGCCCCGactggaagagaggaagaaacccGTGTCCAGGCCAGTCAGGTGATCTTTAGCCTAAGTGGGGCTCAAGGAGGCACCTGCCCAGGCTGACTGCCGGGCCAGGTCCTAAGAGCCCCGCGCCCGTGCCCGCGCCCGCGCCCCTGGCCGGCTAGATGAAGGTGGAGTCCAAGGGCCCAGCATCCTGCTGGCCGAGGGCGCGCGCCTCAAACAGCTGCTTGATGAGGGCAGATTTCTCCTGCTCCAGCTGCGTGATGCGCTCACTCTTGTCGGTCACCTCCTGGACGGGTGGGAGGTCGGTCAGGGCACCCCgggcctccagcccccaccctgcgCCCCTCCCCGCACCTCACCTGCGTGAGGAGCCGGTTCTGCTCTTTCAGCATGAGGATGGTCTGCTGCTGCCAGCCTGGGGCTGACGGTGAGGtgggggccagggctgggcaCGGGGCCCCCGAGGACAATGAGGGCAGAGCCTACGGGAGGGCACAGTCAGGCAGGCCTAGCCTCCAGGACAAGGGTGAGGGGTGGCACCAAGATGGGCACGGGCCCTAGGTGGGCGCTGGGTGGTCTGGGGGGGGCGCACTCACCCTGCCAGCACAGGCTGCGGCCAACAGTTCCCCCAGGCACCGGGCTACCTCCTGGACCTTGGGCAGCAGCCGGCCCAGCGGGAGGGGGTTCCCCTCAGTCCCAAGGTCCtgagaggaaagcagaaaaggggaaggtcagagagcaGGACCAGCCACCGTGCCTCGAGAAGAGCCCTCACAGGTGGCACTCTTGTCTCCCCAAATTACTGCTTGAGCCGAGAGGGAGCCTACGGGTGTTGCCGGTGGGGGACatcacggtgtgtgtgtgtgtgtgtgtgtgtgtgtgtgtgtgtcgggggtgggggtcccAGCACCCTGGGAGGAGGGACGGCTGATGTGTCCGGGAATAGGGCATCCCGTGCctacctgggggtgcctggggttAGGTGGGTGGTTCCTGCAGGTGCAGGGGGGGTCACCCTGCCTGGGGACGGGGACAGCCCGGTCCCGGGCGGCGTTACTCACGGTGCTGGCCCTGCTCCGGCCCAGGCGGCGCTGGCGCTCCTGCACGCGCTGCAGCTGTTGCTGGTACCAGTCGCGGCCCCGAGCCATCATCTCCAGACCCTGGAGCAGCACCTCCTTTTCCTGCTCCAGCTCCTTCAGCTGCTTCAGCTGCATGTGCGCCAACGCACACGTGTGAatggcgcgcgcacacacacacacacacacacacgcacgcacgcacggcGCGCGCCCCGCAACTCGGACGCGCGCCCGCGCAGGCCAGCGGCGCCAGCACAGATCTGCCGGCGCACGCGCCTGTACGTGAGTCCTACGCGTGCCCGTGTTGGGAAGCACCACCCCGTTTGTCCCCCTGCGGGCGGGCtgtcctctcccagcccctccacgCAGGCTTCCCCCACAGGAACGCAGGCGACACCCCCGAGCTCAGCAGCTTCCTTTGGAGCAAATGGCGAGCACGCAGCGGGGGAGCCGGGCTCAGTTTTGGCAAAGGACAGCCTCGTGAAGCCGGCTGGTGCAGGGGCAGTTCTGGGGAGGGGCCGTGCCCACTGCATGGTGCACGGAGGCTGCTTTCTCCCTAAAGGACTTCTTCGTGTGGTCTAGAGCCACGTCTCCagtggattcaaacccagacacgGAGACAGATGTATGTAATTAACTCACATTCCAGCCATAGGTCCCCCAGAACCCCGGCCTGACTGCCACCTCCCAGGCAGAGGGGTGGTCCAGGAGACCAAGTGTGGGGGCCAAGTCCTATCCCAGGCAAGGTGGAGAATCCCCCAGAGCCCTCACTCACCAGGTCACAGTCCACGCCGTTGGTGATGGTGTGCCTCCGACGTTCCCCTCGGGCACGGGGGGCCCGATGGGCATCGCCCATGCCTAGCTCCCGGGCCCTGCAGGCCACTGCACCTGCCGCAGAGGGGCAAGGACCTGGGTCACTTCCAGGCCTGCCTAGTGAAGCTCAACGTCCCCCACCCCAAGCCTGGCGGTGCACAGCTGGGTGTCCAGGCCTACGTCTCTCTGGGGTCATGGGCAACTCAGAGCCTCTGCACGGGCCCTCCCCATCTCAACCCATCCTGGGAGGCATGGGCAACGGCCCAGCGCAGCACACACCTTGCCTCTGTGTCTGGCTGGCGGctggctccccaccccatccccaccagctcccctcacccctcccttgGTAAAGGCCGTGTGACCGCTGAGGCTGCATGTCTGTACACACAACACAAACGTGCGCGCCCACACACGTCCCAGCACGAGCGCCCTGGGGCAGGGGCTTTACCCGGTTCTTCTCAGCACTCCCGCTGCCCAGGGTGCTTCGAGTACACTGCAGGGGCTCATGGGCTGCTAAGTACAGGGGGAGGGAGCAGGCCTCTGGCCggccctgcttctccctcctggTCTGCCGGGGCCTTCAGGGGTGATGGGAGTCCGTGCAGGTGAAGTGTGTGCAGCTGAGTGTGCTTGGGGCTGAAAAGCCATCGGGGCCAGCTGCCTTCCCCGGGGGATGGGGAGCGCGTGCCGGGCAACCCGCGAGGCAGAGTAGGGTGCGGGTGTGGAGAAGGTCACCCTCCTGGCCCCCGGGGCCTATTCCCCCACACCAGGCTCAGCCTCACAGGCTCTGCCCCCTGCACTGGGGGCGGTGGTGCAAGGAGGGAACATGTCCACGGGGCTGGCACCAGGTCTCTGCAGGCCTCCAGCCGGCCCTGGCAGACAGGCTCCGAGCCAGCCCAGAGTTCACGTCCCAACCTGCCCATGCTGCATGGCTGGCACAGAAGATACAGCAGAGGGAGGCTAGAGAGCATGGAACCTCAGAACCCCCGGGCTCGGTGTGGGGGCAGCTCCCAGATTCCCAGACGACAGCACGCTGGATGTTCAGAGGGACCAGCAGGCGGACGCAGCCCTGTCTGTCCCCATCTGGGCCTGAGCTAGCAGCTTGCACCACGGGGGCCAGGGCAGGCCTGGGTGCACTGAGCTCCAGCAGGGGATAGGGAAGGGGCCCCTGGATCTCTGGAGCGGGGGGCTCTGTGAGTAGGAGGGCTTTCTCTTCCTGGAAATCTGGGGGGGCTTGGAGTGCCAAAACATGCCATGCCTCTCGTCTGGGTCCCTGCCTGGAAAAGGGGACAGTGAGAGCCTGGCCTGAGACTAAAGCTGCTCTGTGGTGTCAGGCACCAGGACAGAGCAGGACTGCAGGTCTGAGGCCTCCAAACCCCAGTCCCATGGCTGATTTTCAACTACATGCAGCCACAGGGACGGCACTAGCCCTGCACTCAGAAGTGCCCCCTGCCTGCCCATACCACAGGGACAGAGTGGCTGGGCAGTGAGGAGCAGGGGGAGCCCCCAGCCTGGGGTGGGCTTCTGGACGGCTGCACCAAGGAGGCCAGGAGCCACTGTGGCTCCAAGCACCAGTCATGGGGCTGGGGGACATGGGCAAGGCTGGGGTGGAGGTCCAATGAAGCTGGCAGAGCAGTGAAGGCATAGAAAGGGCTGGCAGCggccatggggtgggggtggggggggcggaaGGCCTGCACCAGGTGGTGCACAGGTGCAGGCTGAATGGGCTGAGGGGTCTGGACCCTGCCCCCAGCCATAATGCAGGTGCTATTTCCAGGGAagacactgggggggggggggcgcacaggGGAGCCATTCAGCCATCTCCCAGCACTGCCAACTGGACCGGAAGCTAGGCAAGCAGCCCGCCATCcatccacagtggctgcacctgGGTCTCTCCCTGGTGTCGCCCCTGCAGGCTTGAAGATTGGGCTGGAGACTCACCCACCGCTTCGCTCTTCCTGGCAACCAGGCCAGGTCCTTCGGGGCCACCTCGGGGGGCCCTGGCCTCAGTGGTGGAGGCAGCAAGCCCAGCCGTCTGAGCGGAGCTGCCGGACTGAGAACCCAAAAAGGCAGCGAGGGCCCCGCCCAGCCTGGGCCCCTGTCTCCTCTGCACGAGAGGAAAACTCTGCCTAGGCAGTTACCACGGATACGACTGAGGGTCTAAGTGTCCCCAGGTGTAGGGCAGGGGTCCTCAGTGCTCAGCTCAGGCCCGTACAGTGGCTTCCTGGTGGAGTTGGCGGCGTCCTCCACCAGCCCCCGGGCCCTACGACAGCCTCCCgctgtggagggggaggggctggccccTGAGCACACCGGGAACCCAGGAGGCCGCTTTCCCTCCAGGCGCTTACCGGCCCCCGCGGTAGGAGAAGCGCCGCAGCGCCTCTGCGGCTCTGGCCTGAGGCGCCGGTCGCGGGGGTTCGGCGGGGGGCGGCTAcgaggcggggctgggggccgCCCCGCACTCACCAGCGTCCGCGCTCGGGCTCCGCTCCAGCGCCGCGCCCTGGGGCCGCTCGGGCTCCGCGGGACCGGGCGCTGCCTCTGCGGGTCCGCACAGCTTCTCTAGGCTCCGGGCCGCGCCGCCGGGGACGGCTGGCGGGGGCCGCGCGCCCAGGGGCAGGGGCTTCCTCTCCAGGACCGTCCGCGGCTCGTCGGCCGGCGCGAACACcaggcgcggcggcggcggcggctggccCCCGGGCCGCGCCGGGCAGCCTCCCCGGGCCGGGGCGCGCGCCTGGCCCCGCGGGCCGCCGTCGGCGCTCAGCAGCGAGGTGCGCAGGCCGGCCACGAAGCGCTCGAAGGTCAGGTAGCCGCTGGCCGGGGCCACCTGGCGCAAGCCCTCGAGCACGCCGCGGGGCAGCTCGCGCGCGTCGGCGCCCTGCCAGCGGGACTCGATCTCGCGCAGGTGCACGCAGCCGCGCCGCCGGTCGTCCAGGATGTCGAACAGCGTGCGCAGGCTCTGCAGGAAGGCGCGCGGCAGCCCCTCAGTGCCGGGCGCGGGCGCGGCGGGCGGCCCGTGGCCCGGCTCGGCCATCGCGGCTCCGGCCATGGGCTGCCGCCGCCGGGCTCCGTCCCGGGCTCGGTCCCCACGGCGTCCGCGCTCCGTCCCCCCGGGGCCCGACGGCGGGGCCCGGCCGGCGCGCGCAACCCGGCGCGACAATAGCTGCGACTTTTTGAATGGACCCTTCCCGTGGCGTCAGCGCTCATTAGCATTCGCGGCAGCCATTGGCCGAAGCTGGCCCGTCTGCTCCCGGATTGGCTGAGAGGCCGCCAGCCCGGTTTGATTTTTTCCGCCGagggccccgccccgccccgcgcgctcCCGCCGCCGtgcggggaggggccgggggtgCGCCGAGACACGGGTACTAGCCTGGGGGCGGGGTCCCGACTCGGCCTCCTTCGGGCCTCGCGGGTGGCGGGCGGAGCCCCGAGCGgacccctttctcctccccctccccctctcgcggCGGCTCAGCCCTCtcggaggggcggggcctggcgcCCTACGAAAACCTGTCCCCAGGTGGCCTCGTGGGGTAAGGATGGGGAGCACACCTCCTCTGGGAGTCACCTTCCCTGTCTGACTCCCCTGGGGACTCTTCGCTGAGGGTCCCCGGGCCCAGGCACCTCGACTCTGGGGCCCATTTGCCCGGAGAGTCCCAAGAGGACTGGGCTCCAGCCAGCAGGACGCTTCCCCTTACAGAGGCCTGTCTGTCCACACTGCTGCCGGCTCCTCCCCTTGTCCCTGGGGATAGCCTGGCCTTTCCTGCCTACTGCAGGACAAAGCCACTTTTTCCTGTGTCCCCAGATCCCCATCTGGTGACCAGCTCTCCTCTGCTCCAGCCTCTTCCCCTGGCTGGACCCTTCCTCCAGCGGTTCCCCAGGCGCTCCGGGCCAGGCAGCCCTGTGTCCCCAGCGGCCCTGCTTCATTTCCAGCCAGCATCCGGTCATTCTGTCTGGTCAGTCTGGGAGGGGGCCGGGGCTTAGCCTGCGGTCTCATCCAGAAGAGAACTTCGTCTTGCTAGGGCGGTAAGGTGACTTTCTTCCTGTCCAGGACGTGCGGTCCGCTGGGACAGGTGCCCTGTTCATGAGAGCCCCCCTGTCAGGGCTTCCTGACTCCGTTGTAAATGTGGCCTTCCTTTATTACCTTTCACACGCCCCAGAGTTGAGGCTCCTTTATggtaaggaattttggaagcaccTAGAAAGCTGTGAGCCTGGAGTTTCCCCGTGGAGCCTAGCTCATCCCAGCCTTCCCCTTCGGGGACAGGACTAGCCAGAGTCCCAGAACAGCATTCAGGCCGCTTTTCCTGTAGTtcgcctctccctcctcctctccttccagcacaccctgccccatcccccatcctTAGGGTGCCCAGCATTCTCTCACCTCTGGGCCCTTGCACATGGTAGCTGTCCCGCCAGGAACATGTTTCCCTGTCTGCTCCTGGCCAATCACTGTGCGTCCTTTGAAACCCCACTCAGGTACCTGACCCGCCCTTGGAAGTCTGGTTAGATGTCCTGACCTTCAAAGCATAAGGCTGCTTTCTCCTAGCTCTTGTGTTTCTCTCCCCATGGGTCCTTCCCTGTGCTTTCTGGAAGCAGGACAGGTCCACCCCAAGGCCGGGCTTCAGCCTGGCCCACAGTGGAGTCTTAGTGGGTGACCAGCACATGGGAAGCCTCATCCTGGAGGTCACAGTGGAAACGCCACCCTTGGGTGGGATGGGGAGGCCCAGGGACAGctccgtggtggtggtggtggggtgttGTGTGGATGTGGAGGCCAGCGGCCAGCGGCAGCAAGCGATGCTGCTACACCTCAGGACAGCAGGACAGCGTGGCCAGCAGCACCCAGGCCAGGGCCACTGTGAGCCTGAGTCCACCGTGCAGAGAAAGCAAGGCCTGCTCAGCGTATCAGGAGCCATGGAGGAGGAAGTCCCCACTGGCCTTTGGCCTGCCGGCCTCCCGGTGGGCTTCTCTGGCTAGGCACTGGAGGAAGGTACAGAAAAAACTGGAGTCTGTCCCAGCTCTGGGTGTGGGACTAAGGCGTGGCCCTCGTGTACTTCCTGTCCTGAATTCTGACCGCTTCCTCCTCTCTAGCCTGGCCCGACACTTTCCTAGCTCTGTACCTTTCAGTGTTGCTGTCTCCCCCGGAGGGCTTCCCAGAGCCCCGAGCCAGGCGGGTCCCCTGTGGCCCCTGTACTTTTTGAGGGGCCCATCCCCGTTGTGATTATGTTCTCACTGTGCCAGCTTGGAGCTCCTTGGAGGTGGACAGGGGGACTGGGCCCCTTTGTCCCCTGCCTAACGCAGCATGGAGTCAAGGACAGGTAGCTGCCCAGTTCTGGCGATTCTCTGGTCTCTATTCCTGCAGTAACCACCAGGGACCTCGGCCAAAAGCCTGCCTTTGGCAGGTGGTCCAGGAGGCTGTACACCCCTGCCTCGCTGGCACTCCCACCTGTCTGCCCGGGTGGGTCAGCTCTCCTTCTTCTGGCGCTTTAGGTGCCTCTGGCTACACAGCCTCAATTGTCCAAACCCTCCCgatctcagccccacccccaccttgaaGTGAGATTTGGGGGTCACTCTGACTGAGATGAGCCCCGAGTTCACGTGACACTGCCTTCAAGGGCACATGTGCAGGGGGTAAGGGTTCCCCTAGACTCTGGCCTGGGGTGTGGGACCTACTCTGCTCCTTGGTTCCTTACCTCCCATGCACACCTCCAACATCTGCCCCAAACTGCCCTTCAACTGCCACAAACTATTGGAGcagaccattcattcattcattcattcattcattcagagagcACTCTCTGAACACTTGCTGTGGCCCAGTCACTGTGCTAGATGTGGGATTCAACACTCATTCAcccaacaaacatttcttgactTCCTCCTGTGTGCTGGGCATTCATCTAGAGTGAGGGGGCACAGCAGTGAACCAAACTACATCCAGCTGTTGTGGAGTTTCCTTTCTGAGGGGAGTCGGGCAGCAAAGAAcacagaaaggcaggaaggaacaGAGATGGATGGGAAGGTGCTGTCTGAGCCAACATGAGCTGGGATGGTCTCCCCAAGGAGGTGACACAGGAGCAGAGACCTGGCAGAGTGTGGCAGGAAGTCTCTGGGAAAGAGTGGTCCAGGTAGGAGGAACAGcgagtgcaaaggtcctgaggcaggccTAAGGCCATCCTTGAAAAGTCCACCAGAATTTAGAGTGCACCCCCAGGGGGCTGTGAAGCTCTCCTTCCTAACCCAAGAAAGGAACATGTGGGAGTTTCTATGTACAGAACCTGCCTGCACGGAGACACAATTGccttgtaagggttaaattgtagtgtagggctaactcttagcttgaaaaataacagcctcatactcttgtaaattaggcttcaccaattaaggaaacaaaagttcaaagaaaagagcatcagaggcagggtcaaggagatccactggttgcaacttagaggcagaaagtctaaaataaacacctcattaggcaactgtttctaactcatctgaaaattgtttctttgttctgttcccaggtaatgataaaacgatgtgatagGCTATAAAAACTCTGAATCCCCGCCGTTCCGgcgcactcttatcaagagtgttggtccagatccgtcggccttgcctctcattgtaataaactttgctgtgactgtcactggtgcccgtagcattctgtttcaggagtcgtgtggatgtaACAGCCTTAACAGGGGTTAGCTGGGGCAGGTCTGGAGGAGAGGTCACTTCTCATTTCGGGTCCCCAAATGCCATTtgaatttgttttactttaaaatttaataaaaactttttttctggaagCTTTGTCCCCAAATGGCCCAAGCTactctcattattatttttcacaagGGAGTTTATAGACATCAAGATCTCTATtttaataataggaaaatattttaaagtcatagTTAAGATAATACGGCAGGGCGAAGGGCGAACCTGAGCGGTTCTGGTTACGTGGCAATGCGAAGGACGAAGGGTGTGAAGGAGGAAGCCCCCCGCGGGTGCTGGGTGGCCCTCTTGGGAGGCCTTGGCGGCATCCAGACAGCCGACCCTACAGACGATCCGACTCTATCCTCCCCAGCCCAGACGCCAGGGGTCTTGGTCAAGGCGAACACAGTCTCCACGTCGGGTGCCCTGACCCTCAGGGCTGTGGGGTCCAGAGGGGGGTACGTTAGAACTGACGTCCGCCCTCACGCGCCGGGGATCAGGGGTTTCCCGACTCGGGGGCCCCCGGGCCCCCACGCCTCGGGCGTCGCTAGCCCTCTGACTCGGCCCCTCAGCGTCCGGCGCCGAGCGGATAGGGGCGGAGTCGGGCGGGAGAGGGAAGGCGGCCcctggaggaggggcggggccggaggagggagggggcactCGGAGGCGGGGTCGGGGGCGTGGCGCCCTGGCCCCCGCCCCTCCGGGGGTCGCCACCGCCCGCCGGGTCCCGTGACGCCGGTAGGAGCGCGCGAGTCACGAGTGCCGACGCGGCCGACCGCGGCGACATGGCTTCGGAGCGGGACGTGCGCGCCCGGCTGCAGCGCGCGGGCCAGGAACACCTGCTGCGCTTCTGCGCCGAGCTGGCTCCGGGGCCGCGCGCCGCGCTCCTGGCCGAGCTGGAGGCGCTGGAGCCCGAGGCGCTGCGCGAGCACTGCCAGCGCGCGGCTGCGGCCCGCGCGTGCCCCCCGGGCCCGGAGCCCGGCCTGGCCGCGCGCCTGCGGCCCCTGCCCCCTGAGCGCGTGGGCAGCGCGAGCCGGTGCGACCCTGAGACGCGGCGGCTCTGGGAGGAGGAAGGTAGGCGGGGCGGGGGTCCCCGGTCGGGGTGGGCCTGGCCGGCGCAGGGGGCCTTGCCCAAAGTGGGGTGACAGGAGAGCTTGTACTTGGAGGAGTTTGGCGCGCCTCGTTCCTTTGTGGGGTCTCCGTTCGCACACCAGCTCGCGACTCAGGTGTAGGGCTCCAAAAGCTGCGAAGGGGGCAGCCGCCCTCAGGCGGCTTCCCCCTCGAGCGAGTGCTTTGTGCGGGCGCACACCTGGATGGTCAGCGGCCCCGGGCCACAAGCgtactgacagcagggaaccccTTGCACATTTGTACACGCTCCGTTTCACAACCGCGCTGGCCCCGGGTGCACTCTTGGCTTCTTGGCCTTACGGGTGAGGCAGGTGCTCCTGGAGGGAAGCCTGCCCAGGGCCCCCACCAGACTGCTCTGACCAGTCTGACCTGGTGTTCCCTCTGAAGGACCCAGGCTGGGAATAAGCCCTGGAGGACATCATCAGGACCTCTGATGGGTCTGGACAAGGTCAGATTTGGATGGGGCCCTGGCCCACGTGAAGTCGGAACGTTATTTGGAGATCTCTGTTCTGTGGCTCTCAGAAGTTTTAGAGCCCTGGGCACACGTCTGGCTTGCTCTGAAGTGAGGGGGTGGTTATATGGCAGGTCCCAGGAGTCCCCTCACGGCACCCTCTGCCCCCAGGTTTCCACCAGATCGCCCTGAGCAAGGTGGCTGTGCTGCTGCTGGCTGGTGGGCAGGGCACGCGCCTAGGCGTGACCTACCCCAAGGGCATGTATCAGGTGGGGCTGCCCAGCCGGAAGAGCCTGTACCAGCTGCAGGCAGAACGGATTCGGCGGGTGGAGCAGCTGGCCAGCGAGCGCAGCGGGACCCAGTGCGCCATACCCTGGTGTGCCTTTCCCTCCTCGCCTTGTCCCCAGAATGATCCCCCTGCCCACGCAGCATCAGCCCTGCCCCACACCAAGACTCGAGTCCCAACCCCCAACGCCCAGCCCCAGCCCGGACTCTGAGGCCAGCCCCTACGGGAGCCCTGGATCCCCGAGCGGCCGGGCCCTTCCAAGGGCCTGCTCAGCCCTGCCTCTCCTCGCAGGTACATCATGACAAGTGAGTTCACGCTGGAGCCCACCGCCAGGTTCTTCAAGGAGCACGACTTCTTCCACCTGGACCCCAACAACGTGATCATGTTTGAGCAGCGCATGCTGCCTGCTGTGACCTTTGATGGCAGGGCCATCCTGGAGAAGAAAGACAAGGTTGCCATGGCCCCAGGTATGTCCCGCCCCTGAGTCAGGGAAGCGCTGCCTGCTCTAGAACAAGGAGCTAATCGGAGGTCAGGAGGGCTGCGGGCGGCCAGGCCAGAACGTTATGCTAGAAGGCTGTGTGGTCCTGGGCGACTGgcctcctctctctgggccttgatTCCCATGTGTCGCATGACACAGCCATAGGGCTACTTGGATAGTGACACAGAGCTGCCTCAGGTACAAGGTCCAGCCCCAGGggcctctcctgcctccagcaGGCTCTGGACTGGATGGCTGAAGCCCCGGGGACTGGTCCCTCTCTCCCTTGGCAGATGGCAACGGAGGGCTGTACCGCGCACTGTCGGACCACCAGATTCTAGAGGACATGGAGCGTCGGGGAGTGGAGTTTGTGCACGTGTACTGTGTGGACAACATTCTCGTGCGGCTGGCTGACCCTGTCTTCATCGGCTTTTGCGTGCTGCGCGGCGCAGACTGTGGGGCCAAGGTGAGCCTCCCCGCCCACTGCCCGGCTGCCTGActcgccccgccccggccccgcccccggccccgcccccgccagcctTTCCCGTCTCTGCCCCGGCTGCAGGTGGTGGCAAAGGCGTCCCCGGAGGAGCCCGTGGGGGTGGTGTGCCAGGTGGACGGAGTCCCTCAGGTGGTGGAGTACAGCGAGATCAGCCCCGAGACCGCACGGCTTCGCGGGCCCGATGGGAGCCTCCTCTACCACCTGGGCAACATCTGCAACCACTTTTTCACTCGAGGCTTCCTCCGGGCTGTCGTCAGGTGTGCTCAGCAGGTGGCCAAGGGTGCTGGCCAGGGA from Panthera uncia isolate 11264 chromosome D4, Puncia_PCG_1.0, whole genome shotgun sequence encodes the following:
- the UAP1L1 gene encoding UDP-N-acetylhexosamine pyrophosphorylase-like protein 1 isoform X2 is translated as MASERDVRARLQRAGQEHLLRFCAELAPGPRAALLAELEALEPEALREHCQRAAAARACPPGPEPGLAARLRPLPPERVGSASRCDPETRRLWEEEGFHQIALSKVAVLLLAGGQGTRLGVTYPKGMYQVGLPSRKSLYQLQAERIRRVEQLASERSGTQCAIPWYIMTSEFTLEPTARFFKEHDFFHLDPNNVIMFEQRMLPAVTFDGRAILEKKDKVAMAPDGNGGLYRALSDHQILEDMERRGVEFVHVYCVDNILVRLADPVFIGFCVLRGADCGAKVVAKASPEEPVGVVCQVDGVPQVVEYSEISPETARLRGPDGSLLYHLGNICNHFFTRGFLRAVVSEFEPLLKPHVAVKKVPYVDEEGNLVKPLKPNGIKMEKFVFDVFPFAKNFVAFEVSREEEFSPLKNAASAASDNPTTTRCALLLQHYRWALQAGAHFLDACGARLPELPSLPSSGEPPAICEISPLVSYSGEALEVYLQGREFPSPLILDENRARALQP
- the SAPCD2 gene encoding suppressor APC domain-containing protein 2; its protein translation is MAGAAMAEPGHGPPAAPAPGTEGLPRAFLQSLRTLFDILDDRRRGCVHLREIESRWQGADARELPRGVLEGLRQVAPASGYLTFERFVAGLRTSLLSADGGPRGQARAPARGGCPARPGGQPPPPPRLVFAPADEPRTVLERKPLPLGARPPPAVPGGAARSLEKLCGPAEAAPGPAEPERPQGAALERSPSADAGAVACRARELGMGDAHRAPRARGERRRHTITNGVDCDLLKQLKELEQEKEVLLQGLEMMARGRDWYQQQLQRVQERQRRLGRSRASTDLGTEGNPLPLGRLLPKVQEVARCLGELLAAACAGRALPSLSSGAPCPALAPTSPSAPGWQQQTILMLKEQNRLLTQEVTDKSERITQLEQEKSALIKQLFEARALGQQDAGPLDSTFI
- the UAP1L1 gene encoding UDP-N-acetylhexosamine pyrophosphorylase-like protein 1 isoform X1; this encodes MASERDVRARLQRAGQEHLLRFCAELAPGPRAALLAELEALEPEALREHCQRAAAARACPPGPEPGLAARLRPLPPERVGSASRCDPETRRLWEEEGFHQIALSKVAVLLLAGGQGTRLGVTYPKGMYQVGLPSRKSLYQLQAERIRRVEQLASERSGTQCAIPWYIMTSEFTLEPTARFFKEHDFFHLDPNNVIMFEQRMLPAVTFDGRAILEKKDKVAMAPDGNGGLYRALSDHQILEDMERRGVEFVHVYCVDNILVRLADPVFIGFCVLRGADCGAKVVAKASPEEPVGVVCQVDGVPQVVEYSEISPETARLRGPDGSLLYHLGNICNHFFTRGFLRAVVSEFEPLLKPHVAVKKVPYVDEEGNLVKPLKPNGIKMEKFVFDVFPFAKNFVAFEVSREEEFSPLKNAASAASDNPTTTRCALLLQHYRWALQAGAHFLDACGARLPELPSLPSSGEPPAICEISPLVSYSGEVRVDWLVQVFSGVGMHDREEGWGVVDAGAESHSSA